One stretch of Caloenas nicobarica isolate bCalNic1 chromosome 2, bCalNic1.hap1, whole genome shotgun sequence DNA includes these proteins:
- the MYBL1 gene encoding myb-related protein A isoform X1: MAKRLRSEEDDDLQYVDHDYEVPQQKGLKKICNRVKWTRDEDERLKKLVEQNGTDDWAFIASHLQNRSDFQCQHRWQKVLNPELIKGPWTKEEDQRVIELVQKYGPKRWSLIAKHLKGRIGKQCRERWHNHLNPEVKKSSWTEEEDRIIYEAHKRLGNRWAEIAKLLPGRTDNSIKNHWNSTMRRKVEQEGYLQDSIKSERESSSKLQPQPCLTMEHLHTQNQFYIPVQTHIPAYQYASPEGSYLEHVSASSNLVQQSFIDDDPDKEQKIKELELLLMSAENEIRRKRVSSQAGNLPCWPGSFVTEDCVSNALNSLGEQMSEFYSMDETHGTSVQQNSPPKYLAVEANTVLSSLQTIPEFAETLELIESDPVAWSDVTSFELSEAVASPVKPAPVKLMRIQHNEGAAECPYNVSVVLDGQKHSSISAEEEAVFPTTSNVTKFSTPPTILRKKKRLRVGQSPVNELNDGLCNDAINVALKHTPVKTLPFSPSQFFNTCSGNEQFNLENPAFTSTPICGQKVLITTPLHKEMTPKDQKENVGFRTPTIRRSLLGSTPRTPTPFKNALAAQEKKYGPLKLTSQPLAFLEEDIREVLKEETGTDIFLKEEDDTVYKSCKQEHSASKKVRKSLVLDPWEKEEVGAQLFTEDNSLDVQSNCEWEAVVYGKTEDQLIMTEQARRYLSTYTATNSTSRALIL, encoded by the exons ATGGCGAAGAGACTGCGCAG TGAGGAAGATGACGACCTTCAATATGTGGATCATGACTATGAAGTACCACAGCAAAAAGGTTTGAAGAAGATATGTAACAGGGTGAAATGGACACGTGATGAg GATGAAAGGCTGAAGAAGCTGGTGGAACAAAATGGTACAGATGATTGGGCTTTCATTGCTAGTCATCTACAA AATCGTTCAGATTTTCAGTGCCAGCATCGATGGCAGAAGGTACTAAACCCAGAACTCATTAAAGGTCCCTGGACTAAAGAAGAAGATCAGAGG GTTATTGAATTAGTTCAGAAGTATGGTCCAAAACGCTGGTCTCTAATTGCAAAACACCTGAAAGGAAGAATAGGCAAGCAATGCAGAGAGAGATGGCATAACCATCTCAATCCGGAGGTTAAAAAGTCTTCATGGACGGAAGAAGAGGACAGAATAATCTATGAAGCTCACAAGCGTTTGGGAAACCGATGGGCTGAAATAGCAAAACTTCTTCCTGGAAG GACTGATAATTCGATTAAAAATCACTGGAATTCAACAATGCGAAGAAAGGTGGAACAGGAAGGGTATTTACAAGACAGTATAAAGTCTGAAAGAGAGAGTTCATCCAAACTTCAGCCCCAACCTTGTCTGACTATGGAACACTTGCACACTCAGAATCAATTTTACATACCTGTTCAGACACAT ATTCCAGCATACCAGTATGCCTCACCAGAAGGCAGCTATTTAGAACATGTTTCAGCTTCTTCCAACTTAGTTCAG cagtcaTTTATTGATGATGATCCtgataaagaacagaaaataaaggaactTGAATTGCTACTGATGTCAGCAGAGaatgaaatcagaagaaagCGAGTGTCTTCT CAAGCTGGAAACTTACCTTGTTGGCCTGGAAGTTTTGTCACAGAAGATTGTGTGTCTAATGCACTAAATAGCCTTGGGGAACAAATGAGTGAGTTCTACAGCATGGATGAGACCCATGGCACATCTGTTCAGCAAAATTCACCGCCTAAGTATTTGGCTGTGGAAGCAAATACAGTATTATCGTCTCTACAAACAATTCCAGAATTTGCAGAGACACTAGAGCTTATTGAATCT GATCCTGTAGCATGGAGTGATGTCACCAGTTTTGAGCTTTCAGAGGCAGTTGCGTCTCCTGTCAAGCCAGCTCCAGTAAAACTAATGCGGATTCAACACAACGAAGGGGCTGCTGAGTGCCCATACAATGTCAGCGTTGTGCTCGATGGCCAAAAACACAGTAGCATCAGTGCCGAGGAAGAAGCAGTTTTTCCAACAACCTCAAACGTAACTAAATTCAGCACTCCACCAACTAtcctaagaaagaaaaagagattgcGTGTCGGGCAATCGCCAGTTAATGAACTGAATGATGGCTTGTGTAATGATGCCATCAATGTTGCACTAAAGCATACACCAGTGAAAACACTACCATTTTCTCCATCACAG TTTTTCAACACTTGCTCTGGAAATGAACAATTTAACCTTGAAAATCCTGCATTTACTTCGACTCCAATCTGTGGGCAGAAAGTTCTTATTACAACTCCTCTACACAAGGAAATGACACCAAAAgatcaaaaggaaaatgtggg TTTTAGAACTCCCACAATTAGAAGATCTCTTTTGGGCTCGACACCAAGGACTCcaactccttttaaaaatgctttggctgctcaggaaaaaaagtatggTCCTCTCAAACTTACG TCACAACCACTTGCCTTCTTGGAGGAAGACATTAGGGAAGTTTTGAAAGAGGAAACTGGAACAGATATATTTCTCAAGGAGGAAGATGACACTGTGTATAAAAGCTGCAAGCAAGAG CACAGTGCTTCTAAGAAAGTCAGAAAATCACTGGTCCTAGATCcatgggaaaaagaagaggtTGGTGCCCAGCTCTTCACAGAAGACAATAGTTTAGATGTACAG TCGAATTGTGAATGGGAGGCAGTCGTTTACGGAAAAACAGAAGACCAGCTTATCATGACTGAGCAAGCAAGAAGATATCTGAGCACATACACAGCTACCAACAGCACTTCAAGGGCTCTGATACTGTGA
- the MYBL1 gene encoding myb-related protein A isoform X2, with the protein MAKRLRSEEDDDLQYVDHDYEVPQQKGLKKICNRVKWTRDEDERLKKLVEQNGTDDWAFIASHLQNRSDFQCQHRWQKVLNPELIKGPWTKEEDQRVIELVQKYGPKRWSLIAKHLKGRIGKQCRERWHNHLNPEVKKSSWTEEEDRIIYEAHKRLGNRWAEIAKLLPGRTDNSIKNHWNSTMRRKVEQEGYLQDSIKSERESSSKLQPQPCLTMEHLHTQNQFYIPVQTHIPAYQYASPEGSYLEHVSASSNLVQQSFIDDDPDKEQKIKELELLLMSAENEIRRKRVSSQAGNLPCWPGSFVTEDCVSNALNSLGEQMSEFYSMDETHGTSVQQNSPPKYLAVEANTVLSSLQTIPEFAETLELIESDPVAWSDVTSFELSEAVASPVKPAPVKLMRIQHNEGAAECPYNVSVVLDGQKHSSISAEEEAVFPTTSNVTKFSTPPTILRKKKRLRVGQSPVNELNDGLCNDAINVALKHTPVKTLPFSPSQFFNTCSGNEQFNLENPAFTSTPICGQKVLITTPLHKEMTPKDQKENVGFRTPTIRRSLLGSTPRTPTPFKNALAAQEKKYGPLKLTSQPLAFLEEDIREVLKEETGTDIFLKEEDDTVYKSCKQEHSASKKVRKSLVLDPWEKEEVGAQLFTEDNSLDVQSENAYTTSLLMLPLLEIHDNRCNPTSENQDTNPANKSNAVIKKKLNACASKNVKMEKALQSNCEWEAVVYGKTEDQLIMTEQARRYLSTYTATNSTSRALIL; encoded by the exons ATGGCGAAGAGACTGCGCAG TGAGGAAGATGACGACCTTCAATATGTGGATCATGACTATGAAGTACCACAGCAAAAAGGTTTGAAGAAGATATGTAACAGGGTGAAATGGACACGTGATGAg GATGAAAGGCTGAAGAAGCTGGTGGAACAAAATGGTACAGATGATTGGGCTTTCATTGCTAGTCATCTACAA AATCGTTCAGATTTTCAGTGCCAGCATCGATGGCAGAAGGTACTAAACCCAGAACTCATTAAAGGTCCCTGGACTAAAGAAGAAGATCAGAGG GTTATTGAATTAGTTCAGAAGTATGGTCCAAAACGCTGGTCTCTAATTGCAAAACACCTGAAAGGAAGAATAGGCAAGCAATGCAGAGAGAGATGGCATAACCATCTCAATCCGGAGGTTAAAAAGTCTTCATGGACGGAAGAAGAGGACAGAATAATCTATGAAGCTCACAAGCGTTTGGGAAACCGATGGGCTGAAATAGCAAAACTTCTTCCTGGAAG GACTGATAATTCGATTAAAAATCACTGGAATTCAACAATGCGAAGAAAGGTGGAACAGGAAGGGTATTTACAAGACAGTATAAAGTCTGAAAGAGAGAGTTCATCCAAACTTCAGCCCCAACCTTGTCTGACTATGGAACACTTGCACACTCAGAATCAATTTTACATACCTGTTCAGACACAT ATTCCAGCATACCAGTATGCCTCACCAGAAGGCAGCTATTTAGAACATGTTTCAGCTTCTTCCAACTTAGTTCAG cagtcaTTTATTGATGATGATCCtgataaagaacagaaaataaaggaactTGAATTGCTACTGATGTCAGCAGAGaatgaaatcagaagaaagCGAGTGTCTTCT CAAGCTGGAAACTTACCTTGTTGGCCTGGAAGTTTTGTCACAGAAGATTGTGTGTCTAATGCACTAAATAGCCTTGGGGAACAAATGAGTGAGTTCTACAGCATGGATGAGACCCATGGCACATCTGTTCAGCAAAATTCACCGCCTAAGTATTTGGCTGTGGAAGCAAATACAGTATTATCGTCTCTACAAACAATTCCAGAATTTGCAGAGACACTAGAGCTTATTGAATCT GATCCTGTAGCATGGAGTGATGTCACCAGTTTTGAGCTTTCAGAGGCAGTTGCGTCTCCTGTCAAGCCAGCTCCAGTAAAACTAATGCGGATTCAACACAACGAAGGGGCTGCTGAGTGCCCATACAATGTCAGCGTTGTGCTCGATGGCCAAAAACACAGTAGCATCAGTGCCGAGGAAGAAGCAGTTTTTCCAACAACCTCAAACGTAACTAAATTCAGCACTCCACCAACTAtcctaagaaagaaaaagagattgcGTGTCGGGCAATCGCCAGTTAATGAACTGAATGATGGCTTGTGTAATGATGCCATCAATGTTGCACTAAAGCATACACCAGTGAAAACACTACCATTTTCTCCATCACAG TTTTTCAACACTTGCTCTGGAAATGAACAATTTAACCTTGAAAATCCTGCATTTACTTCGACTCCAATCTGTGGGCAGAAAGTTCTTATTACAACTCCTCTACACAAGGAAATGACACCAAAAgatcaaaaggaaaatgtggg TTTTAGAACTCCCACAATTAGAAGATCTCTTTTGGGCTCGACACCAAGGACTCcaactccttttaaaaatgctttggctgctcaggaaaaaaagtatggTCCTCTCAAACTTACG TCACAACCACTTGCCTTCTTGGAGGAAGACATTAGGGAAGTTTTGAAAGAGGAAACTGGAACAGATATATTTCTCAAGGAGGAAGATGACACTGTGTATAAAAGCTGCAAGCAAGAG CACAGTGCTTCTAAGAAAGTCAGAAAATCACTGGTCCTAGATCcatgggaaaaagaagaggtTGGTGCCCAGCTCTTCACAGAAGACAATAGTTTAGATGTACAG TCAGAAAATGCATATACCACATCTTTATTAATGCTACCGTTGTTGGAAATACATGACAACAGATGTAACCCGACATCAGAAAACCAGGATACAAATCCAGCAAACAAATCAAATGCAGTAATTAAGAAGAAACTGAATGCATGTGCCtcaaaaaatgtcaaaatggaGAAGGCTCTTCAG TCGAATTGTGAATGGGAGGCAGTCGTTTACGGAAAAACAGAAGACCAGCTTATCATGACTGAGCAAGCAAGAAGATATCTGAGCACATACACAGCTACCAACAGCACTTCAAGGGCTCTGATACTGTGA